From the genome of Xyrauchen texanus isolate HMW12.3.18 chromosome 7, RBS_HiC_50CHRs, whole genome shotgun sequence:
TCAGTTATGAACAAAACTCAAAGTAAAGCTAGGTTATTTCTTCAGAAATAAgtcttgtttttcatttgattcaaAAAAGAAACCAGTCTCAGCTACTTTTCTGCCTGTGCTTGATTGTGGAGATGTTTTGTATAAATCTGCACTATCCTTTCTTTTATGTTCATTAGACACTATTTATCATGGTACACTTTTTATAACAAATTGTAACTTTACTACTCATCATTGTGAGTTGTATAATAGGGTCACTTGGGACTCATTGTCCACACATAGACTAAAGCATTGGTATCTGTTCATCTATAAATCAATTTTGGGCCTATTGCCTTCATATCTCTGTTCTCTTACCCAACAGATAATTGCTGTGAAGTATTTCTTACACTCTCAGAATTTTTAAACCCTTTGGGTTCAATTATTTTTAGAACAGAATTAGGGAAACAAGCTTTTCGGTATGCTGCTTTTGTGATTGGAACATTCtacaaaatgatttaaaaataaaaaggctagtgtcagtgtgtgctttTAAATATCTTAATCAAGAATCTGAGAGAGACATATCAAttggtaaatgtttttaaatattttttttcttttttaacatttgagaatgtattttgtattgtatCATGTTATTTAAGACCAAATCATCTGCCGCTGCCTGTCTTGGCCAGGAAACTTCTGTAAAAGAGATTCTTAATCTCAGTGGTTAAATAGTGgaaataaaaataccaatttaaAATAGATTAACTCTAACATTTAAAGCTGAAGAATgtcactttttcagtgttaaaatacttctatcagcttaatatgcagagacaactttaagtaagccattcatagattcattttctttaaaactgtaaacactgtgaatCTGTGGCACATTATTTATTAAGCgacccgccccaacaacattaccaatggcatgagttgaggGCAGGACAATCTGATGGTTTTAAAAAGAGGTACAGATTCAGTaagctgtttttaaaacattatttttgcagctCTGTCCGGTTGCGCTAGTGTTACAGAAAttgcatacttcagctttaaaagcgGTTATTTAATATAGGATGATTCATGGAAATAGCTGATCTGGAAGTTTTTATGCTCGTAGATAATTTATTGGACAATTTCTTCTCTTTTACATATAATCAATGTGATAAATTAGGTGAATAATGTTTACAACTTTTCAATTTCAGGTTGAGCCTTGAAAAATATATGAAGACCAAAattcagaaagaaaaaagagaaaagggaAACCAAAAAAGGCTTGCAGATATATTCCCAAAAAAGACTGCACTGGCATGAGACCTTTGAAAAGACAAATGAGCTTTTCACATTTAATATTTCCTCTTCAAAATCTAATACTTTCTCATTTCTCCAGCAGTTTTGGAGGGAAAACTTTTGTTGTacagttataaaaataaatgtatcaacaTGACTGTTGTGTTGTCTATTTTTACATGGTTGTGTTTCTCAACTCGCTCTAAATATGTGGATTATTagaatttcaaataattttctgCTCCTCTTTTGCTTTTCTTGGTATGCTTTTTTCCAAAATTATATTCAGTTGTTATATTAATACCAATAAACGAGTTGAAATGTAAAGATTAAAGGTTTCAATCCAACCAAAAAGATCATTGCAATAATTTTTCCAATAGAGATAGCATACATTTAGTTTTAGCAAAAACAATTTATTCCCTAATGTGCTGATCAATTGTTAAAagcattacaaatattttgtttcCTGTGGTGTATTTTCGAGGAAGTGTTATTCTGgtgtaaattaaaaataacaaattcaaCTGTCTTATGCAATGATACAGTTTGAAGCATTGTAACCATTTCCatataacaaaaaaacattacaacTTGTGACTTATTTAAAACTATTCAGGTGGTCAGAAAGGTTTGTGTTGCCTAATTGTATATGAAAATATTGTCTGGAGGAGTAGAAAAAGTGCAATGGTTTAAAATATGgtttgcactttaaaaaaaaaacaacaacaacaagtgtCCTTAGTTCCTGAGTCAACTAAGGAGGTTTTCTTGACgtggtgtttttattttcatcaatatcTTTGAAATTCTGAAGGCAAGCAGATGTTGAAGGAGCTGGTTAAGGGCACTTCCTGTCAACACATTGTTTACCACCTTCTTCATACTCCTGTTTTGAAATCCACATTTGCTGGAAAGTTCCCTGAAGATGACAAACAACCTTTGAGCCACaatcatttgattaaaataataagcttcaaatCTGTGATGTTGCTATATGAAATGAAGGGTATGTGCTATGGTGAACACTATTTACCAGTGATGCAAGGATGGAGCCACCGATCCAGGCACTAAATCTGCGCTCCACAGTTGTGTTATTGGCTATCAACTTCAAACGCATACTCTGCACAGAGCAAAGACAAACTTGTTATTGCAACAATCACTTTTAAGAATTAATGGACATAAAACTGATAACCTTAAAAAAACGGATGCAACTCTGCACTCACCGGTGGTGTCTTCTGAGAAAGTTCTCTGTTAAGTCGGTCTGTGAAGCCCTGGATGAGAGTATTTCCCCCTGTAACTACCACACTGCCatacaaaccctaaaacaaacaGACAGCAGAATTGCTACAGCAAACCTCTACAGAGACAACTcgtgaatgtaaatgtatgtgaAAATCACTGTTTTGAGAGGATCTTTGAAATCTTACTGGTCGGATGTCAATGTCACACATGCCAACACTGGTGGTCACAACGTGGCCAACTCCCAGCATGGTGTTCCCTGACAGACCCTTTGAGAATAGGATGAAGAAAGAAGAGTTAGATTAAAAAGGAGCCCTCTCTTAATGAGCAATGAGATATGGACAGTGTACAGAGGGTTGTTCTTGCCTTAGCATTTGAAGGATCAAAAAGACCCTCAGGGATCTTAAGTCTTTCCGCTCCAAAATCGCAGTTGTATCCATTAGGCAGCTCATAGTGAACAGTGGGCATCTGGGCAGCTACTCTGTAAAGAAGACATCACAATTTGGTGTTTTCCTCCAtccattaaagggatggttcactcaaaaattaaaattctcatcatttattcaacctcatgccatcccagatgtgtatgacttactacTGCATatcccagaactttgaagctccaaaaagcacaaaggcagcataaaagtaatccgcatgactccattggttaaatccatatcttcggtAGTGAAcagataggtttgggtgagaatcagatcaatgtTGacgatatttttttactataaatctccacttaaatttttacattcttttgtttttggcgattcacattcttttttcatactccccctactgggcaggaaggaaaatttatagtaaaaaaaaaaaaaaaggactttaatattgatctgtttctcacccagacctatcatgttgcttctgaagaaaGGAATTTATGGAATATGCTTTGTGCTTTTcaaaccttcaaagttctggccaccattcacttccattgtttggacctacagagccaaattatttttctaaaaatctttatgttcagcagaaagaaagtcatacacatctgggatggcttgagggaatgtaaatgagagaattttaatatttggttgaactattcctttaagaaacatCCACCATCATTAGCAACAAAAAATCATCAAGAACCCAGTTACTAATgacaaaaaaatttgattttaatttgaGAAAATAATTAGACTTACTGTTCATCATAGGGTGAGTCTGATACCTGTAGCACAGAGGTCTGAAAATCCTGTATGACAGTCTGAAACAACACGCAGCCACATTTATTATAAATGACTGTCTCCATGAGTTACTCAGTCTGTTCATGTTACTCTAATGCTTACATTACACATATAGTTATGCCATGAACGAGTAACTTGAggtagtttttcttttttcttccaaaCAGCAGTGGCTCCTTCTCGAACTGAatcctttaataaaaaaacaacgtTTGTAACTAGCACCACAAACTATTCTGTAAATATTTTATCTACTACCCACCACTGtttcagcacaaaaacaaaacaattcctTACTTCGCTTCCAAACAAATATGATCATTTGTACTGAAAAGACTAAACTAAGCAGGTCTCACCTTTGATGCAATCATATATGGAGGCACTATTTCAACGTTTaactcttgaaacagctctctacATTGCATACTCATGAAATCACCAGCAAGAGGGGACTTGACGATTGCTGGAagatcataaaaatatatataattatagaaatgtCATCAAAAggcaattgaaaaacaaaaatatacacatttttgaaTTACCTTGTTGTAGCACATAACCATCATGCACTGGAATAGCAGTTGTGTGTGTTGCTCCACTATCTAACACCAAACCTGTGGATCGCCCATTGGCAAAACTGATACTCTTGAGTCAAGGATTCAACATGTGCTGCCCTATCCCGATCACCTTTAAAGGATCATAACAagccttttttaattattttaatattttccttgTGGTTCACTTATACAATTTGTAAAGTTATTTTCcatatatttatacaattataatatcAATTTCCATGCTCATTGTCATGCTTGGGGATTAACGGATTACTTGTAATGGAGTTAGGTAATCAGGATATAAAATTAGGTGACTGTAATCCGTTACAGTTACATAAAACCCCATCATAATAAGATTACAGTtgcatttttaagaaaattaggATTACTGTCAGGATTACGAGTTTTAATTTCTGATAAAAGAAATGGTGAATTTTCCTGACATAAAGTGATGGAGACATCTGTTTGTTTAGAGCGAGAGATGGTTTAGATGCGCATTCTCTTTGGGTTCTCATGACTCACTTGAGTCAGGAGCGCCTCCTACTGTCGTATGCGCAAACAAAACCTGTCTCACATCAGCACTCTGCTCTCGAGGCAAACAAATGCTTCATCAGTGGTGCCTGCAGCTGTATGGCCGCACGCACGTGCGTACCATGACCCCctccgactgacctgagaaaatatatacactcagaatatttcaccaattaTGAAATTTGTCCCgcatttctgttggctgtttaaaagaacaagcaatgcccaatttgcgaatcaatcattcttttgagtcggttcttgtCAGTGAATGGCCATACGACTTGTAAAAcggtctgaatcgattcgtgattAAGTACAATTCGTACAAGGccgctctctcactgaatcatttggag
Proteins encoded in this window:
- the actl6a gene encoding actin-like protein 6A gives rise to the protein MSGGVYGGDEVGALVFDMGSYSVRAGYAGEDCPKADFPTVIGVTLDREDGSTPMETDGEKGKQSNTTYYIDTNQLRVPRENMEVMSPLKNGMIEDWDSFQAILDHTYKMHFKSEPSLHPVLMSEASWNTRAKREKLTELMFEHYNIPAFFLCKSAVLSAFANGRSTGLVLDSGATHTTAIPVHDGYVLQQAIVKSPLAGDFMSMQCRELFQELNVEIVPPYMIASKDSVREGATAVWKKKEKLPQVTRSWHNYMCNTVIQDFQTSVLQVSDSPYDEQVAAQMPTVHYELPNGYNCDFGAERLKIPEGLFDPSNAKGLSGNTMLGVGHVVTTSVGMCDIDIRPGLYGSVVVTGGNTLIQGFTDRLNRELSQKTPPSMRLKLIANNTTVERRFSAWIGGSILASLGTFQQMWISKQEYEEGGKQCVDRKCP